The DNA window tgacacagggtgaaaagaggatctgcagcaatgtgcagtacaacaaaaatatggtgttttttgaaaattaaaccatgtaaacctattctgatacaatctcaaattacaattatgaacctgaaaatgagcataatatggccactttaagtcgattaattgttttgagtaatgttttaaataaagagTGCCAAAATTCTCTGGatgcagcttctcaaatgtgaatattttctattttccttAGTCTgctatgatagtaaactgaatatctttgagttttggactgtaggttgggacaaaacaagacatttgccACTttgcgcaaaaaaaaaaaaaaaaaaaaaactaagcgGTCAGttgatattttttaatttttttaataatcgtTCGTTGTAGCcctcgcaaaaaaaaaagtattaaatgtGTTATTACTTTTCCTTTGACCGCCTTTAAAAAGCAGAAAGCTACTTTTTGTATTTTAGCTTAGTTTGTTTAAAAAGAgccattaaagcaacactagagaacttttcccgcttcggtccccctacaggttggaagtggaattgtccattacattacagatcaggtagcggatctgtagtttgaatgaactgcacaatgtaatgtaatggacaattccgcttccaacttGTAGGGGGGccgaagtgggaaaagttctctagtgttgctttaaatcactcatttgtttacaaaatgtaaaagatAACACTGAATAATAAAGTTTGCAACATAATTGACAAGGCTGGTGCTCAGTGTGTTTAGCCACCAGGGTTTTCAGTTAAGCTAGCTAGCCACGCAGTCCTCTAAATTTCTTCACAAATGGTACACACAGACCTACACACATATTAGcgatttgctttttttaactgatTTGAGGTTAAAATAAAGTTCCTTTTTACACTAAATTTTTTTAACGGACAGTATTGTGTGTTCAGTTGTATATTTGACTCATCTGATAATACTGAATTTTGTCAGTTTCTGGGCTCCATATAAACTAGAACATAAATTtggaaaacaaatgtttgttaCTTTGCATGTGAAAGTTTGGTTGGCTGTTCTGTTAAGTTTGTTCGATGGTGACTTTCCCCCTTTTGGGCAAAGATAAATGTGATAATAACCATAGGCATCAATGCCATAGTCGATTCAAATATGTATTGTCTACATACCCTCTACATTTCCCATACTTACTCATACTGCCGCTGTGTTAAATCATAATGTGTACTGTTATTTGCTGATTCTCTACTTTATAATGTAAACACTATGTCTTAGTGTACAGTGTCTGGTGTACAAAGACCATGTGTAGGCAGTAGTTGTCAAGTTAAGCTATATTAAAATACTAAAAACCGTACAGGGCCGATAGTGTCTAGAGGTGCTAATACCATTAgactgtattttctgtcttttattgtattattgacTAGTGTTTGCTGTCTGTAACACAGCAGAGCGTAATGAAATCATTTCAATATTAAACAGTATAGATATATTATTGCAAATGGAGAtgtgtgctgtttttttgtttcttaactGTATCATGTTCCAGCCATGCTCTCTGAAGGCAGCTACATTATGACTTTGCTGCCATCTGTTGAGAAATGCACAACTTCTTTCCAACACATTTCCATGCCTGCTGAGACAGTGTTTGGTGCTAAATACTTTATTCCATTACAGtgcaaaaaatgtcaacagCCTACAGATTGTTTACAGTTTTACAATCTCAATCATATTTAAATCACTGAAACGCACGTATATAAAAATGTCTTCAATCAAATAGGAGAATTTTGTTTGATATTAAGCCAAAAGTATAGCTACATAGTTAGAGCTGCTATCATAgtctaaaataaaacaaactgaacaCCACAGTAAGCTGATAATTAACAATTCTGCTAATGTCAGATGTCACTGTGCACAAATTTTTGTTAACAAGCTGGGACTGGAAGGGGTTTTACATCTTGGTGAGACGCAGGGTGTTGAGGCGGACCCCCAGAATAGTGGCCCCTGAAGCATACTGGATTTCTTTGAGTATCCCATTccacttcctctctgtctcgTCAAACCTGAGGAGGTTATCAGACTCTGTTCATGAAAGGTAAAACTTGGACACACACTGAAAATCTAGCAATCAACAGTGCATACTCTGGGATTGTTTGTACATATCATGAATAACAATATACAATTTTTGGCTAAATTAACATTACAGAACAAATGGTTAACAATTATTTCTGAAGCTAAAAATAAGACTCCCTGTTTTACTTTCTGTTAACATGTAGTCCAACATGACAAAGGGTGACAAAGAGCGctatggatgaatgaatgaacgtgTCTGTTATGACCCACCTCCAGATGTCGTTCATCTCTTTGGGAACGATCTCGTCGCTGTCCTCCAAAGGCATCATGGCAAAACCTCCTACAGCGTACAGCAAGCCAGCCACAGACACCAGGTTCAGAGAGCTACGCTCCTGGGGAAATGCTACAAAGTCTGACCACctgaaaaatgtaaacacacacacaaacacacatttttaagCTAAATTTAaccttttaagtgttttttcctCATGGAAGAAAAAACTGCTTTAAAATTAAGGTAGTTATGTAAAATGTGGCAAACAACAGGTAAACAGCAGTACAATGTCTTCAGtgtgatttttcctttttgcAAAGTTCATATTCGGAACAGCGCACTAGATCACAGGAACTCACTTGTTGGTAGCGATGTCGTACACCTCCACAGTGTCTGTCAGCCCAGTGTCGGTGACTCCTGCCGCCACATATATTTTGTCCTTATGAACGATGGCTCCGAATAAAGAACGTGCAACCTTCATGGGTGCGAGCTCCTTCCATTCAAATTTCCTGGCGTCATATGCACACATCTTCTTCAGACAGCTCCTTTTCACAACAGAGACAAAGAACATAGTGTATCTGAGGTCCTAGTGGTCTCTTAATATGACCTTTATTAAGAAAATTATCCCTGTTCCATGTGTTGCTGGGTTAAAGAATATAGCCTTCACACTTGCCAAAGATGGATATTAATGCTTTGATTCCACTTAATACTCACTTGGTATCTCCCTTTCCTCCGATCACATAAACAACATCATTGTGGGTTACAGTTGCATGTCCATAGACCGGATAAGGAAGTGACTCTGATTCACCCCATTTAAAAGATCTGTAAAGGTGTAAATGAATTAGGATTCAGTGCTGAGAACAGCAGTCCATTAAATGGTTTACAATTAACTTTGACTTGAACTCACTGTCGGTCATAGACCaaaactgagtccagcgtgtGCTCCTGCTCCTTCAGTTCCCTCCCTCCCAAAACAAAGATGAAGTTCTCAGCCTCGGCCAGCCCAAACAGGAAGCGGGGAGACGGGAGGGGAGGCATCCCCAGCCAATCAGCACTAACCGGGTCATACTGAGGTCACAGGAGGTCAAACATTTGTGAATGGGGTTACGTCTAGTATATACAAGTATACATGCTGTAGTAGGTAGGTAGATGCACTCAGGTTAAAACCCCTAACATCCAATGTTCCACTTTTAATTTCTCTGTATGTAGCTAAATGTTTAAGGCTGTCAAACCCTTATTGTTCCACCTTCATTGAAgctaaattacatttacattgagTGTGATATCTAAACACAACACACCATGATTTGTTTGGCTGCACTATTTCATCAAAACAGATATATTCTAGATTGCCTCATTTTATCCACGTTTTCCCAGAATTCACCCTGACATATTTGGTATCTTTGGAAACTTTGAGATCACCATTAGaacgtaaaataaaatgttgtggtTTTAAACACAACCACCAGGACACAACGgcttttaaaaggtttaatacAAATATTGAGCATCATTCAGCAGTAGAGGGGGCATATTATGTGTtgcatataaatataaaatataaatgttacaCTGTTAAATAATACTTTCTCCTCTTTCAAATCTGTATTTGCCTACCTGTAGGAAATAAGAACACAGTGGATCTTCTTTGTTCTGTTCATCAAAAAATAATCCTCCTGCCACAAAGATCTGGTTCTCCTTGGTGACCAGGCTTATGTGGTTCTTGGGGACCTGTGTGGAAAGTGATGCTACGAAGCACTCGTTCCCTGTCGGGTCGTAGGCCACAGCGCCTGCCTCATTCACCATTAGTATCAAGTTCCTGACAAACATGCCAAATCGCAGGGTGTCATTCAGGATGCCTGGGAGAAGActttcttctacttcttcttcttcctcttcttctgctgTATCCTCATTCTTTCCATCTTTCTCTGCTCCACCATTCTCCTTCttgcttttgctttttttaacctcCGGCATTTTCCCAGCAAGAGCATCCCGAACCAGCTGGAGTTTCTGCTGCAGCTCAGGATTACAGGAGATCAGTTTGTGTTTCTCCACTTTTTCCTTCAGATAATCCTCGTCGACCAGACGCAAACGAACACAATCCAGCAAACCTGGCAgatctttctctctgctctcagtGTCCCGGGACATCCAGTTCATCAAAGCCTCGAACACCGCCTCCTCTTTCTCTACGTTCAGATTGTCGTTCGCTAAAATGGCTGCCAGCTCGCTGGGGAGCAGCTGGAGGAACTCCTCGTCTCTGGAGATGAGCTGGAAGCGCTCGCAGGCATAGTTTCTGGCAGAGACGGCCAACCTGGGACAGTCCAGCATCAGGCCGAGCCTGAAGATAGCCAGacagttgctgaggctcaggcGCTTTTGTaggaaagacacacaaacagtgaaAATTGAAGGGATCTGGTACACATTAGCCACTGCGAAGATGTCCTGGACATTCTGCTCTGTCACATTGATTTTGGAGGTGTACAGGTACTTGAGGACCAGCCCCATGACACCCGGCTCCACATCCTCCAAGACGATCTCTTTCTTTTTGCTCTCCTCCAGGTCAGACAGAAAGATGGAGCGGAAGTACGAGCTGCAGGCGCACAGGACCAGGCGGTGGCAGGGGAACTCCTTGTCTTTGATCTTCAGCACGCAGTCAACCAGCTTCTCGTTCTCCAGCATGTCGAACAGGCCGTCCTGGAGCAACGTCTGCTGGTACAGCCTGGGTTCGTCCATGGGGTTTATTGGCAGAGCCATCGTTCCTGGCAGGGCAAGTTTAAAGAGCCTTTCAGGGGCTTCAAATCAAACAAAAGTGGATCTTCTTTATAGTAGAGTTTTAGTTTCTAGCCTGGAAAGAGGATTCAGATGCACAGTCCGTCTGCTATTAGCCCACACCAGCTGAACCCCGGGACGGCCCACTCCCTCAGCTGTCCTGACCCTTCAACTGAGCTCCAACTGGTAGGTTATTTATAGTCCGGGTGCTCGGTGTGGAGCTATGGGCTTCATTCTGGAACATGAGATGCAATATCCACGCTTCAATCCCCTTCTCCACCTCCATCCTCGACCCCACCCACTCCCCAGGAACATCCACCCACTCTCGGACAGCTGACACATTGCTTCATGGGAAATATGTCCATCCTGAGTCACGGGTCACGGGCATCTGGAGTGGATGGGTTAGTCATTATAGCAACAGTGTCACTCTGTTAATTTCTTATATTACTACATTTACATGATATTCATGTTGCGTTATGGAACTCACGTAACCTCAGAACAAACTATTGTTACTTTGTTGTCCCGGTGAAATTGTtcctttttcttattgtcaacaaatcccactAAAAGATCAAAATCAGAAGAATTGTTGctactaacaattatttttgtgtTCTGTGTTGCCAAAGCCTGCTACAAATTATTCTTTTGTGCCATAGACCTCAATGTTGTGCACTAGGTGACATGTTTCTTCTTTACCATGAACAtggtcactgtagtttattttgtctATGTTGTAAATTCCACATACACTGTTCTGCAGCCGTAAATACTCACCCGCACACCAATTGTGTATTAAAGCACGGCTTAAAATAGTGCCCAACAAAGACCTAGTTTACTTCTGTTTTAGGAATGTTTGCTAAGAAACTACAGAGCCATGCTGTTGTAGGGAATTAAGCCTTctttaaaatatacaatatatattcaTTACAATGTTTTGTAGATATGtttttacaatacatttttatatacaaTACGTTTTAGACATACAATAGTCcattttattacaaaaaaaaagaaggaaattagcCCCTATCAGTAAATGTCTTTTATCACATCCAGGTGATTCACCACAGGTGTGACCAGAGTTATAAAGGTTTCCAGTGTGGAGGCATCAGGAATAAAGCTGCCAACTGCTGAGGTAACGCTATACAAATACCTCACAACCCTAAGACTCAACACTGACTCATGTACTGTAATAAGCCCCTTTCTCTCAGTCATATTCACACAGCTCCATCAGAAAGGACACTctccatatacacacaaaacatttgaacaaatctttgcagtttattttaattaatgacAAAGGTTTCAGTACGTTTAACATCTCTACacttattgttatttattttcagtggCTACTGGACATTATACTATATATTACATCATGTTTGAGTAAATGTCTTTCATTAGGCTCTATTTTATTCCCTTTTAGGTATAAACACATGATGGTAAACTTATTTACAGTTAATGCTTTTTTTCTACATCAGCAGAAACCAAGCATCCATTCACAATTCATGGTTTAAAATCTGGACTGGCGATAACACTCTTGGCTGTAAACATCCTATGCTGTTAGTGAAAATATCTACTCTGCCTTTTCCTTGCTCAGATCTGCGACTGGTTGAGCAGCAGTGGGTGAAGCTGCTGCTGGGCTGGCGGGGGCGGCGCTTGTAGGgggagcaggaggaagaggatcgGGATCATCGATAAGGGCctgccccctctctctctccttaatCACTTGAATCAGGCAGTAGGTCACAAAcatggtgatgatggtggttATAGGGAAGCCTGGGGAAGTAAAAACAACTTGATTAATGGAGTTGATCAAAAAATAAACCGTCTTtgaaattaacaaaacaaaatcacctTTGAGAAGCAGTCGCTTGGCAACCAACTTGGCAAAGTCCAAACTGTTCAAGGCCAGGATGTTGTACAACACAATGGTCCAGAAGTTCAAAGTATTGAAGATGGCTCTGATCCGACGGGACATTGCTTCTGACATCGCCATCTGttaataaaacattaatatGTACAAAAAGCATTTTGTGTCAGTATTCTAACTGAAATGTGAAAGACCACCTCGGCTAACAAACCTCAAAAGAAGCAAAAGGCTCCATGCAGAAGAACTTGGcagtccacaactcaaagttGAGGCCAAAACAGTTAAGGAAAGCCCAGATCAGCACCACCTCGCAGGGTCCCAGCCAGAGGATGGTGACGCCGAAGGTGCACAGTGTAGCCACCAGCTCCTCCACCACATTCTCATGTTTTCCGCCCAGGTAATTGTACACATACCTGCAGAAAATGAGACGGCATCAGAACCTCTTTATTTGTCAAAATGAATAACACTTTAATTGAATTCATTGATCTCACTTGCACAGCCACTCGTTGATCCCTCTGTCAAAATGGCTAtgaaaggagagaaaacaaCTGGTTTAGTTTCATGGATTTGTATGGTTTAATAGGCCAAATGTGATCAAGCTGTGTACGCACGTTTCAGCAAACACGTAGAGCATAGTGATGCATTTTGGTGGCTTGGGAGGGTCCAGATGATCCAGTCTGGACACTGTGTTGATGACTCCAAACATGACAGCTGCTTTTACCCAGTCATACACCAGGTTGAAGTAAGCTAGGCCCACTGGAAACAATGCAGTTGCATTAGCTATGCTGTCAAAGAAGTCTGCTCTGCTTAACATGCCGCAGCATTAAGTCAACACATTAGTATTTGGGGGAGGTGGCACAGACCTAGAGCCCAGTCAGAGGCATGCTTCAGCAGCTTCAGGTCGGTGGGGATGGTGAGGATGTACATGAAATGGAAGAGGACGTCCACGACAATGACGACTCCCAGGTGAATCAGACCCTGCAGACTGATGTTCCACATCTCCCACTCTTTCCTGGTCAGGTCTGACTTGTTGGCCTGCAGGGGGCAGCAGACACATGTCACAAAGCCAGAGGCCTCCACGTTGCTATGCTACAGCTCAAAAAGGCCTCTTCTGTGACAGTGGTTCACAGTGGTTCCCAGTGGCCCCCCCCCCTCACAAAATGATATTTATGTTTTCAGATGATCCTATAaaatttatttcttcttttattattgGATGATTTGAACCCTTCAAgcctataaaaaatatttaaatgaaacagGGTAAAGCGCTACTCTTTGGTTGGCCTTGTCATAACCCATAGACATATACAAACAAAAGGCTGGGAACCACCGCTCTATGAATACAATACCATCTAGGGCACTAAATGAACAAGGTCGAACAATGTCCGAACTGCTGGATGACTGggaatattaatacatttaacttacTTGAACATAAAACTTGTCAAAGGTCATGATGGGTCCAAAATAGAAGAAGGGGAGGTAGaagttgtattttagcagttcCAGGATGTTGTAGTTTCCATCTTTCCTCTCACAGTTCTCCAGAGCAAAGCTCATACAGCGCATAATGGTAAACCCACAGCCTCCATAAAAGAGAACATGACGCAGCTCAAAGTCACCCTCCACAAAGCCGGCCTATATTGAGGAGAAAAAGGCTAAACTGTTAATATTCGTAACTTTTATAATGGAACTTCTATTAAGTGGCCGCAGTTTACCTGCCAGGACACAAAGGGTTCACACTTGAATGTAGCGAGTGTACAAAGGCCGGCAACGAAGCAAAGCCAGCGGATTTTCACTAAGGAGATGCTGTAGAGCAGGATACAGTGGGACAGGATGAGGGTGACGTAGGTCCAACCCATACTGGTCCACACGGCCAGCAGCCCATACACCATGTACACCAGGGACCTGTACTGTGGGAGAGAAATGTAGTGTCACTTATGTACAAATTCAAGGTACTTGTATTTCCATTGTATTCAACtccactttttacttcactacatttgtcctacagctgtagttacttttcagattacaaTTTTCCTCCCCCTTTCCAtacagtgaaaaccatgtagtCTATTTCTACATTTGGTGATTTTgaatatgcttttttttaataaactgaatGGTTAAGTGTTTCTCTATGGGTTGAGAAAATTCTCCTACTTCTAAAACTAAACAATTAAAATacccaaaaaataaatctaatgaTGGAGCTGGTGTCTTTAAATTGTATATATAAATTGCTCCACAAAGCTGTATCTTTACAGTCAATTGATAACTAAGAACACTTTTTTATTCTGAACTGACCAAATTTCCACTTGAAGGGTGAATTAGTGAAAAAGTTTAcgcaaaacaacaaatataacaTCTACACTAAATCAAACTGGCATAAGTGAACGTGCTAAATATAGagctacattttcattttctttccacCTGGTTCTATTCATTATCTGCTTTTCAGCTAATGATATTAAAAGTGACTGTGCAATGTCGTAAAAAGGAATTGTGACAAAGAGGATTTCAAATGTCACCAAGTATTCATAATAACACAACACAGTGAGAGATAAATCTCAGTGTTTCTTCTACCTCATTTCACAGTGGCTCAATGTTTTGCTCGGATCCTTAAACCCGAATCCTTTACATCCTTTACTAAATTATTTTTCCTGCTGCAGCTCAATCAGATACTCAATCAGTCCGTCAGTAGAAGCACCTGTGGAGCCAACATGGAGCAGATCTTCGCGAACAGCACATGACCAGAGAGAGCAAACAGGATGTGCGCTCTGAAGGTGGAAAACCACATCATCCACTCCAAATCAGCCGTATCCTGTAGATAAATGAGCAGAAAAAGGAAAATCAGAAACATTTTTACATCATGACAAAATGTCTTATGATAtattatgaatatatatatatatatatatatatcaggtTCTCTCACCATTTTCCTCCCAAAGTAGTACCATCCTGGCTTCACGCTGGTTTTAAACGTCTTTCTGTTTGCACTTgctgaaaatagaaaaaaaagtcattacatttgaacatcaacacacaaaaaaattacattttctgtcactttatattttcttttccctctatTTAAAAGGTCCTTGTCCTTGAATGCAAATGTTAAACTTTTGTTACAAGTGACAGTGAAACTAAATAATTGCAGAGCCAACACAGGACCTATTTTCTTCTTGTGCTCTGTGGTATTAATACTGACACCTGATCTCCTCTGCGTGGTCTGCATAGCTCCAACTCTTCACCCTCACACAGTGACTCTGaccctgtactgtatgtacactgCACATTGTGTTGCCTGTAAGTGACTACACTACACACGGCTAAAGTTCTAACTCGTACTCAATATCAGGTTTACAGTTCCAGACTCATTTTTGGGTAAAGAAATGCACTGATTTCCCTAAAAAAGTTCATACATGGTTATGTGTTTGCACATCTGCAGGAGAgtatgtgtttaaatgtggaaAGTAAATTGGAaattaaaagttattgtatttgtGCAGCCTTTTATGTACTTGTATATCATTGGATTTCACACACATCGACTTTTGTAGCACTTATTTTGGAGTTTGCTCTGAACTTTATTTTTCCGTTACATAATCTGTAATTTTCACATCTATAAAATGTGACACATTGCATTGTAATACACATGTTTTTGTTCCATACAGTAGGCCTTTTATACAAAAGACATTTGTCACAGTGTTAAGAAAAGCACAGGTAtgaataataacattaatgatggctaaATTCCATTTGGCTGCTCTGTTTCAGGGTCCTGCTTATTGTGCATGCCTCACTGGGAAACTTGAGTGCCATCACTGACTTAATTAGCTGGATACTGAGTGGGTATCTACAGACGTATTCTTAGTTGAATTAATTGTGAGTATAGTTTGATGAGtgattgtttgtgtgcatgttaaaCGTTGTTAGAGTCATATTTATTAGCGGAGCATTAACTGTATTTGAGAAGCATGACATTTCAGTACTCTTTCCAATTTGTGTTTGGGTGTTTGTGGGTGTGCTTTTACTCACAATTGGACACGTCAAAGATCCAGCCAGCAGCCCAGAACATGGCCAGACAAAGCACCATGTTGTAAAAATAGATCTCATATTTGGGAAGTGCAGCTTTGATTCCCATggtgacacagacaggaagagcTCTGGAAGCtcctgaacacacaaacactagtTAACACTTTACCTGTACAACTAAACCTGGTTTTACTTGGAAAACAACATTGTGTTGCATGGCATCACAGCACGTCTTGGCTGGCTTATTTCGCCAACAAATAAGAAACTAATGGTTCACATGGAGGTTATCACCTCTTTGCCCTCATCATACTCACTTCTGTAGGCTACAACAGGAGGGAGGACACTTTAGAGCTGTGAGGTTAAAGCTAAAAAGGAAAGTGCAACAATGGCACTTACATTTTTGTATGAGAGACATCTATTCCAAACTTCTCAATCATTCTTGATTTAGGTCACTGTCACGTGTGAAGTACTGTACTTGCCCTGACTTAGTATTATTAGAAAGTAGTagaaagtaaaagtaatttACTTCCTGTACTATTATACTGTAGGCATTTTCTTTCTGTGacactttatacttttactccacgaTGATACTTCAGAGGGAGATTTAGCATCTGTACTTTACTGTACTTTTTGCACCTACTGTAATTAGGCTTTGTACCAGTGGTGGGAGAATGATTCTGATTATTTTAAGTataagtagcaataccacaatgtaaaacttttgtactacttttacttaattgaAAGTGCAAACATTATAGCAACAAAGTAagaatcaaaagtaaaagtactcattacaCAGAATGGCCCCTGTcagtattatattattggatcgTTTTATTGATGCTTTAGCATGTAAGCTGTACTTTAACGTTATAGTTGGTCAAAGTAATGCTATATGGTTAGGTAGTTACAATGgatcacattttataaactgatcattgatattttatatgtaaaatatgtaaaactatagctgtgaaaaaaatgtaggagtgaaatatatatttttcttgtgaaatgtagtgaacttgaagtataaagtagaaGTTAAGTACTCAAGTAAAGAACATGTACCTCTTGTACagtacagcacttgagtaaatgtactttcaagGTAGCCTGCCTTGTACTTGACCTGGATCATCTACTGTACAACGTTATTTTACAACACATTCATAATTTGACACTGTTAAGAGAACCATTTTTATAGCTTTGTTTTACGAAATGTATTTTCAGATTGGGGCATTGCTTTCAGTGGTAGAAGAAACTGATATATTTTACTTCAATAAAAGTAGCCATAccttaatataaaaatactcttacaagtaaaaggcctgcattcaaaatgataaaaatgtaaagtaagtaaagtatcagaagtaaaagtagtcagagtagcataaaatggaaatggtcAAGTAAAGTTCACCAGAATTGTACTTAAGCACAGTAGGCTACTTCACTTGAGTAAAGGATTTGTACACTTCTGCTACTTCTTCAtactatgtacagtacatgccaAATAGAAATATTAGGCTTTTGTCAATATTAGCCTTTACAATACAGCTGCATGCTTTATTCAGATGTCTCTTCTGCAATATAAGAAGCatgtttcttttctattttacaTTCCAGGGCTGTCAGAGGCTTGTAGAATAATGCAGTATCATGTGGTCCACGTGTCTCTCACGGTTgaaattattgttttatatcCTAAAAGCCACTATCAGTTGGGAATTTTAACTTGTGTGAGGTTATCAGGTAAAAAGCACTGTGGAGGGCGAGTTCCCACTTATTAGAACTCAGATGGGCTACATCAACAAAGAACAGCTGCCTGCTATTTTTAACCAAACAACTTCTTCCCAATTAAGTTATCCATTAGTTATGTTGCATCAAAACAACGCTGCATTGCTATGTCATGCGAAAAACATGCTCAAAATTATCTTTCAGGTCTACACATAACTCTATTTAAATATCTGCCTGTTTTCTCTTCACAATGCCTGCTGTTAAAAATGCCACACGGTCACACACTTCACATCGTCCTCCACAGCACCTGTTGTGATACTGACCTTGAACGCAGCAGTTGCAGCCAGAAGGAGTTGctataaaaacacactttttctcTCTCGATTTGTTCAGAAGA is part of the Sander vitreus isolate 19-12246 chromosome 22, sanVit1, whole genome shotgun sequence genome and encodes:
- the klhl40b gene encoding kelch-like protein 40b — protein: MALPINPMDEPRLYQQTLLQDGLFDMLENEKLVDCVLKIKDKEFPCHRLVLCACSSYFRSIFLSDLEESKKKEIVLEDVEPGVMGLVLKYLYTSKINVTEQNVQDIFAVANVYQIPSIFTVCVSFLQKRLSLSNCLAIFRLGLMLDCPRLAVSARNYACERFQLISRDEEFLQLLPSELAAILANDNLNVEKEEAVFEALMNWMSRDTESREKDLPGLLDCVRLRLVDEDYLKEKVEKHKLISCNPELQQKLQLVRDALAGKMPEVKKSKSKKENGGAEKDGKNEDTAEEEEEEEVEESLLPGILNDTLRFGMFVRNLILMVNEAGAVAYDPTGNECFVASLSTQVPKNHISLVTKENQIFVAGGLFFDEQNKEDPLCSYFLQYDPVSADWLGMPPLPSPRFLFGLAEAENFIFVLGGRELKEQEHTLDSVLVYDRQSFKWGESESLPYPVYGHATVTHNDVVYVIGGKGDTKSCLKKMCAYDARKFEWKELAPMKVARSLFGAIVHKDKIYVAAGVTDTGLTDTVEVYDIATNKWSDFVAFPQERSSLNLVSVAGLLYAVGGFAMMPLEDSDEIVPKEMNDIWRFDETERKWNGILKEIQYASGATILGVRLNTLRLTKM
- the hhatlb gene encoding hedgehog acyltransferase like, b, with translation MGIKAALPKYEIYFYNMVLCLAMFWAAGWIFDVSNSSANRKTFKTSVKPGWYYFGRKMDTADLEWMMWFSTFRAHILFALSGHVLFAKICSMLAPQYRSLVYMVYGLLAVWTSMGWTYVTLILSHCILLYSISLVKIRWLCFVAGLCTLATFKCEPFVSWQAGFVEGDFELRHVLFYGGCGFTIMRCMSFALENCERKDGNYNILELLKYNFYLPFFYFGPIMTFDKFYVQANKSDLTRKEWEMWNISLQGLIHLGVVIVVDVLFHFMYILTIPTDLKLLKHASDWALVGLAYFNLVYDWVKAAVMFGVINTVSRLDHLDPPKPPKCITMLYVFAETHFDRGINEWLCKYVYNYLGGKHENVVEELVATLCTFGVTILWLGPCEVVLIWAFLNCFGLNFELWTAKFFCMEPFASFEMAMSEAMSRRIRAIFNTLNFWTIVLYNILALNSLDFAKLVAKRLLLKGFPITTIITMFVTYCLIQVIKERERGQALIDDPDPLPPAPPTSAAPASPAAASPTAAQPVADLSKEKAE